One genomic segment of [Phormidium] sp. ETS-05 includes these proteins:
- a CDS encoding nucleotidyltransferase family protein — protein MNQPLLDNLLYERRDQILAIAAKHGAYNVRVFGSVARKQERETSDIDFLVDYDPSHRSPWFPMGLIQDLETLLQRKVDVATPTMLKERMREQVNQEAVCL, from the coding sequence ATGAATCAACCCCTGTTAGACAATTTACTCTATGAGCGGCGAGACCAAATCCTAGCGATCGCCGCCAAACATGGCGCTTACAATGTAAGAGTTTTTGGCTCAGTCGCCCGGAAGCAAGAGCGGGAAACTAGCGATATTGATTTTTTAGTAGATTATGACCCCAGCCACCGCAGTCCTTGGTTTCCGATGGGGTTAATTCAGGATTTAGAAACCCTATTGCAAAGAAAAGTAGATGTAGCAACCCCAACGATGCTTAAAGAGCGGATGCGAGAGCAGGTGAATCAAGAGGCAGTTTGCCTATGA